The sequence AGCACAATTCCCCTGTCCATAATGTCAGCCGCGAGTTCTGGTGGTGTCTTCTCTAATGTACTCTTAACCGCATCGACAATCGTATATACAGTATCACGAAGGGCAGATGCAATTTCAACGGCCGTTATTTCTATCGTTTTCGGTAAACCTGTCAGAAGGTCACGCCCACGGATTTCCATCGCTTCGATTCCTTCAGAGTCCCCGGCAGAACCGACTTCCATCTTGATGTTTTCCGCTGTACGATCCCCGATCATCAGATTATACGTTTTGCGGATATAGTTGATGATGGCATCATCCATTTCATCCCCGGCAACACGGATCGACTGACTAGTCACAATCCCTCCTAAAGAGATGATCGCTACTTCCGTCGTTCCTCCACCAATATCCACGACCATACTTCCCGTTGGTTCCCATACTGGCAGGTTTGCGCCGATCGCAGCGGCAAAAGGTTCTTCGATCGTGTAAGCATCCCTTGCGCCAGCCTGTCTTGTTGCATCAATGACCGCTCTTTCTTCAACGCCCGTAATGCCTGACGGTACACAAACCATGACGTAAGGCTTACGTGAAAAAGCGCCTTTATTACGTGTCGCTTGTTTTATGTAGTACTTCATCATCGTGGCAGTTGTTTCGTAGTCCGCGATCACCCCATCCTTCATTGGGCGAAGCGCCACTACATTCCCCGGTGTTCTTCCGATCATGTTTTTAGCATCATTTCCGACTGCTACAATTTGCTTATTATCTGTTTGAAGTGCCACAACAGAAGGTTCGCGAACGACAATCCCTTTGCCTTTCACGTACACCAATGTGTTAGCTGTTCCTAAATCAATCCCTAAATCTTTCGTTCCAAACATGAATGGTATCTCCC is a genomic window of Rossellomorea sp. y25 containing:
- a CDS encoding rod shape-determining protein, whose protein sequence is MFGTKDLGIDLGTANTLVYVKGKGIVVREPSVVALQTDNKQIVAVGNDAKNMIGRTPGNVVALRPMKDGVIADYETTATMMKYYIKQATRNKGAFSRKPYVMVCVPSGITGVEERAVIDATRQAGARDAYTIEEPFAAAIGANLPVWEPTGSMVVDIGGGTTEVAIISLGGIVTSQSIRVAGDEMDDAIINYIRKTYNLMIGDRTAENIKMEVGSAGDSEGIEAMEIRGRDLLTGLPKTIEITAVEIASALRDTVYTIVDAVKSTLEKTPPELAADIMDRGIVLTGGGALLRNLDKLISDETKMPVLIAEEPLDCVAIGTGKALDHIHLFKNRGK